The genomic window GGTGATCTGGCCGGGTGGGACGCATTCGGCCCGGCGGACGCGGGGAGACCTGGAGGGAACGCCTACGTCGCGGGGACGGTGCGGGGCGTCCTGGATTCTGCGGGGCGGCCCCTGGCGTATCCGCGAAGGGTCTTACAGGGTGAACACCGACTCCAGATAGGCCGCGACTCCGTCGGCGTCGTTGGTGCCGGTGGTCTCGTCGGCGATCGCGCGCAGCGTGGCGTGGGCGTTGCCGACCGCCACGCCGTGACCGGCCCAGGTGAGCAGTGGAATGTCGTTGGGCATGTCGCCGAAGGCCACCACCTGGTCGGCGGCGATGCCCCGGCGCTCGCAGAACCAGGCCAGGCCGGCCGCTTTCGTCACCCCGGCGGCGGAGATCTCGACCAGTGCCGACGACGAGGACCGGGTGGCCACGGCCTGATCGCCGAGGGTGCGGCTGATCAGGGACAGGAAGTCGTCGGGATCGGCGACCGAGGAACGGGCCAGCAGTTTGACGGCGGGACCGGCGGTCAGCTCGTCGGGGGAGGCGATGACCCGCACCACGCTGGCGTCGTGCTCCCAGCGGATGGTCCAGGTGTCCTCGTGCAGGAACGCCCGCCCGTCCTCGACCTCGACGGCCAGCGAGATGTCGGGGATCTCGGCGCGCAGACTCTTCACCACGGCGAGCAGGACGTCGGTGTCGAACGGACTCGTCCGCACCACCTCGTCACGATCCGGGTCGTAGATCACCGCACCGTTGGCGCAGACCGCCGGCAGCGGGGCCGGCAACTGGTCGTAGATCTGCTGGAGCCAGCGCAGCGGCCGTCCGGTGACCAGGACCAGCGGCACCGGGAGCCGGCCCAGCACGTCGAGCGTGCGCGGGCTGAGAACACGCTCGCTGGTGATCAGCGTGCCGTCGATGTCTGAGGCGACCAGCCGATAAGGGTGCATCACCTCGACAATAGCCGGTCCAGATAGACCGCCACCCCGTCCTGGTCATTGGTGAGGGTCACACCGTCGGCGACCGCCAGCAGTGTCGGGTGCGCGTTGGCGACGGCCACCCGGCCCCACCCGGCCCAGGCGAACATCGGCAGGTCGTTGGGCATGTCGCCGAAGACCAGCACGTCGGCCGGGTCGACGCCGACGGCCTCGGCGACCACCGACAGGCCGGTGCCCTTGTCGACGTCGGCGGGGCAGATCTCCACGTAGTCCAGGCCGGCCTGGGTGACGGTCGCGAGGTCCGGCGGGACCACCCGGCGGGCGGCGTCGAGCAGCTCGTCGACGTCCAGTTCGAACGACCGGGCGAACGCCTTGATCACCTCGCCGTCGAGGCATTCGGCGCGGGTCCGGGACTCGACGGTGACCGGGTAACGCCAGGTCGGGTCGTAGTCGCCCCAGAGCGGCGAGTCGTCGTGCTCCAGTGCCTCGAACATCACCGACAGCGGGCCGGCCACCGACTCCAGCGCGCCGAGCGCCTCGCCCAGTGCCTTGCCGGGCAGGCGGGCCTGCCGCAGGTAACGAGAGTCGGCCAGGTCGAGCACCCAGCCGCCCTGCGCGAGCACCAGGAAGTCGGCGACGCGGATGTCGTTGCGGGTGAGCGAGGTGAGCCGGGGGCCTCGGCCGGTGGCGGCCACGATGCGGATCCCGGCGGCGCGGACCCGGTCGAGGACCTCGTGCGTGTAGGCCGAGACGGTGTCGTCGCTGCGGACGAGAGTGCCGTCCAGATCCGTGGCGATCAGTTTCGGGAGCCCTGGCTTCATCGAAACCCTCCGTTGGGTCAACTGACCCCCGCGGAGTGCGGAAGGAGAACGGTACACCCGTTCGGCTACCAGCATCTATGACAACTGGTAGCCGAACGGTTGCGCGCTACTTAACGGGTTCCAGCACGTCCCGGCCGCCGAGGAACGGCTGGAGCGCCTTCGGCACCCGCACCGAGCCGTCGGACTGCTGATGGTTCTCCAGGATCGGAATAAGCCAGCGGGTGGTCGCGAGCGTCCCGTTCAGGGTGGCGGCGGTCTGCGGCTTGCCGTTCTCGTCCCGGTACCGCACGTTGAGCCGGCGGGCCTGGAACGTGGTGGTGTTCGACGTCGAGGTGACCTCGCGGTAGCGCTGCTGGGACGGCACCCAGGCCTCGCAGTCGAACTTGCGGACCGCGCTCGACCCGAGGTCACCGGCGGCCACGTCGATCACCCGGTACGGGACCTCGACCTTGGCCAGCATCTCCTCCTCCATCGCGAGCAGCCGCTGGTGTTCCTCGGCGGCGTCCTCGGGACGGCAGAACGAGAACATCTCCACCTTGTCGAACTGGTGCACACGCAGGATGCCGCGCACGTCCTTGCCGTGCGAGCCGGCTTCCCGGCGGTAACACGACGACCAGCCCGCGTAACGCCGCGGCCCGTCCAGGTCGAGGATCTCGTTCGAGTGGTACGCCGCGAGCGCGACCTCCGACGTGCCGACCAGGTAGAGGTCGTCGGCCGGGAGGTGGTAGACCTCGCTGGCGTGGGCACCCAGGTAACCGGTGCCCTCCATCGACTCCGGCCGGACCAGGGTCGGCGTGATCGCCGGGATGAACCCGTGCTCGACGGCCTGCTGGATGGCGAGCTGGAGCATGCCGAGCTGCAGCAGCGCGCCGACACCGGTGAGGAAGTAGAACCGCGAACCGGACACTTTCGCACCACGCTCGGTGTCGATGGCGCGCAGCGCCTCACCGATCTCCAGGTGGTCCTTCGGGTTCTCGATCCGCGGGATGTCGCCGACCTCACGCAGCACGACGAAGTCGTCCTCGCCACCGGGAGGAGCACCGGCGACCACGTTCGACACCGCCAGGTGCGCCTGCTTGAGCGCTTGCTCGGCGGTGCCGGCAGCGGCCTCGGCCGCCTTGACTTCCACGGCGAGATCTTTGGTACGGGTCAGCAGCGCCGCCCGCTCGTCACCGGAGGACTTCGCCACCTCTTTGCCGATCGACTTCTGCTCCGCCCGGACGGCCTCGAACCGCTGGGTGGCGGCCCGCCGCTCCTCGTCGGCGCGCAGCAGGGAGTCGACGAGCTCGGGGGACTCACCGCGCAGGCGTTGGCTCGCACGGATCGATTCGGGGTCTTCACGAAGCAGACGCAGGTCAATCACGCTTGTGGAGCCTACCGGCGCGCCGGTCCGTTCAGCACCCGGATATCCCCCGGTGTCACGATCGGTGTGGCTGGTCCAGCTCGCCGGGCGACGAGCCGGGCAACATTGCTGGCAACGAGCCGGGTACCGAGACGAACGGTGTCGTCGGTGTGATGGTCAGGTCGAGCTGGTCGTCGAAGGGCTCCGGTTCGGGTGTGATCGCCACCCGTTCCCGGTGCGGCAGCCAGAGCGCGGCCAGTGCGGCACCCACCGCGAACAGCGCGCACCACAGCCCCCGGCCGACCGCCACCCGGACGTCGTCCCCGGTGAGTTCCACCGTGTAGTAGCGCGGGACCAGCAGACTCGTCTGGTTCAGATGCGGCATCAGCGCCACGAGCAGGGCGAGCAGCACCCCGCCGACGGCGAGACCGGCGAGTTGCGCGTGCCGCCGCCCGGTCGCCGGGCCGAAGAGAGTCAGGACCACCGCGGTCGTCAGCAGCAGGAGCCCGGCCAGGTAACCGGCGCCCACCGCGCCCAGGTCGGGCAGGTCGGTCGGCAGGACCCGGGCGCCGGCTCCGGGTTCGGCGCCGAACCCGAACCCGTTCATGCTCGTGGTCTGCCACTCGGAGACCAGTGATCCGAAGGCCGCCACCGCGCCCAGCGCCGCGGTCAGCGCTGGGATCCGATGGTCCCGGCCCAGGTCTCGCAGGTAGGTCCGCCGGGGCCTCTCGTCGCCGAACCGGGGCTTCTCGTCGCCGAAGCTGATAACCGAGTCCTGCGCCATGTGATCCATGATTACCCCTCGCCCGGTCGGCGGACCAACAGGCGAGATTTCGGATAACGTTCGGGTCATGCCTATTCGTTCTGCTTCAGCCCGCTGGGAAGGGAACCTCACCGAGGGTTCCGGCACTGTCAAGACCGGCAAGGGCGGACTCCAGGGCGCCTACTCGTTCAAGTCCCGTTTCGAGGAGGGCGAGGGGACCAACCCGGAGGAACTGATCGCGGCCGCGCACGCCGGCTGCTTCTCGATGGCCTTCTCGAAGGGGCTCGCCGACGAGGGCTTCACGCCCACCTCGGTGGAGACCGTCGCCAAGGTCCACCTGGACAAGACCGACGCCGGCTTCGGCGTCTCCCGCATCACCCTGGAGACGGTCGGCGACGTCCCGGGCATCGACGACGCGAAGTTCCAGGAGCTGGCGCTCTCCGCCAAGGAGAACTGCCCGATCTCCCGCCTGCTCTCGCCCGGCGCCGAGATCACCCTGGTCGCCAAACTGTCCTGACACTCCCGTGTTCCCGGTGCGGCCGTTCCCCGGCCGCGCCGGGAAACCGCCCTACCGGGCACAATGGGGTTCGTGCCGGTCGAGATGAGCCCAGAACGTTTTGAGGAATTGGTCGGCGAGGCCCTCGACGAGGTGCCCGTCGAGTTGATGTCGCTGATGAGCAACGTGGTCTTCCTGGTCGAGGACCTGCCCGAGGGCGGCGGTGACGACCTGCTCGGCCTCTACGAGGGCACCGCGTTGCCCGACCGCGGCTGGGACTACGCCGGGACGCTGCCTGACCGGATCACCATCTACCGGCTGCCCACCCTGAAGGTCTGCGGGACCGAGGCGGAAGTGGTCGACGAGGTCGCGATCACCGTGGTGCACGAGATCGCCCACCACTTCGGTATCGACGACCAGCGCCTGCACGAACTCGGTTGGGCCTGATCCCTTGAATCGCGGGCCTACGCTGGGCTCATGCGCAGCGAACTTTTCTCAGCCGAGAACCTGGAGAAAGAGCACAGTCAGCCGGGCCTCCGGCTGCAGAACGCGAAGCTTCTCAAGGCCGAGCTGAACGGTGAGTTCCTGGCCCGGACCGGCTCAATGGTCGCCTATCAGGGGCAGGTGACGTTCGAGGCACTCGGCTCCGGGGGCCTCGGCAAATTCCTCAAGCAGAAGCTGACCGGCGAGGGCGTCCCGCTGATGCGGATCCGTGGCAACGGTGACGTCTTCCTCGCCGAGAACGCGGCCGACATCCACCTGATCGATCTGGAGCCCGGCGACGCCCTCTCCATCAACGGGGCGAACGTGCTGGCCTTCGACTCGACGCTGAACTACGACATCAAGATGGTCAACGGTGCCGGCATGTTCTCCAGCGCCGGCCTGTTCAACTGCGTCTTCACCGGTCACGGCCGGATCGCGGTCACCACCAAGGGCACCCCGGTGGTGCTCAACGTCGACCAGCCGACCTTCGTCGACCCGCAGGCCGCGATCGCCTGGTCGGCCAGTCTGCAGACCGGTTTCCACCGGGCCGAGCAGCTCGGTCTCGGCACTCTGCTGGGCCGCACCACCGGCGAGCGTTTCACGATGAGTTTCGCCGGTCAGGGCTTCGTCATCGTCCAGCCGTCCGAGGAGCCGCCCGGCGGCCTGGCTGGAGCCGGTTCCGGCTCCAGCGGGAAATCCAGCGGCGGCGGCCTGCTGGACAACATCTTCGACGACTGAGGCCGCTAAGAACCGGTTCGCAGCTGGGTCAGCCAGGCCGCCGAGTCGGTGAAGTCGTCGTCAGAGAGGCCCGGCGGAGCCGCGACCGGCGCCTCCGGCTGGAGCCGATGCTTCGGATAGCTGCCGAGGAAACGAACCTCGGCACAGATCCGCCGCAGGCCCCGCAGCGCCTCCCCGACCCGGGACTCGGCGACGTGGCCGGTGCAGTCGAGGAAGAAGACGTACGTCCCGAGCTGTTCGCCGGTCGGCCGGGACTCGATCCGGGACAGGTTGACGCCACGCACGGCCAGTTCGGTGAGCACCGCGAGGAGTGCCCCGACCTGGTCGTGCCGGATCGACACGGCCAGTGAGGTGACGTCGTCGCCGGTCGGCGGGGCGGGCGGGCCGGGCTTGGTGAGCAGCGCGAACCGGGTCACCGCCTCGGCCCGGTCGGCGACCTTCTCGGCGAGCACGGTCAGGTTGTTCCGGCCGACCCCGATCGGGGCGCAGAGGGCCGCGTCGTACTCCCCGGTGGCCGCGCTGATCGCCGCCGCCGCGTTGGAGAGCACGTCGACCACGACCGCGTCCGGCACGTTCGCCTGGAGCCAGTGCCGGCACTGGGCGGAGGCCTGCGGGTGTGCGGCGATCGACCGGATCCCGGCGAGCGGGGTCGAGGTGCGGGCGGCCAGCACGAACTCAACCGGCAGCAGCACCTCACGGGTGATCATCAGAGGGCTGCCGGTGATCAACTCGTCGAGGGTGACCGGAACCGCGCCGCCCACCGAGTTCTCCAGCGGGACCAGAGCGGCGTCGGCCTCGCCGGTGCGCACCGCTTCCAGGGCTTCCGGGACACTGCGAGCGGGGGTTCGAACCCCGTGCTCAGCCGCCGGAAGAGTCCGCAGGGCGGCTTCGGTGAAGGTGCCTTCCGGACCGAGGTACGCGAAGCGGGCAGGTGTTCCAGGCATCCCGAAAGTCTAGTGAGCTTCGGTGCTCGAGGCGCGAGTGCCTTTCAGCGTGGTGAGCTGGGGTGCGAATCGAACCACAGGTCACCACGCCACTTTGCCCGCGCGGTATCAGTAACCGCAGGCGAGCACCCGGATCCCGACCGGTGCTTCGGCCTTGACCCGGGGATTGCACACGTCGGTGCCGAGGGTGACGATCTCCAGCGTGGCGCCCTTACCGGTGGCGATCACCGACAACGGCTCGGCCCCGGCCTTCCCGATCGTGGTGAAGTTCCAGGTCCCCGAGCAGTAGGGCCCGGCGGACACGGTCAGGGTCCCGCCCGGCACGGCGTCGCTCTCCTTCACCTTCGCCACGATCTGCGCCCCGGTGGGCTCCCCGGTGCATCGGGGGGCGTGGGAGGGCGCCGGCGTGGGCGAGGTGGTCGGCGGGGTGGTGGTCCGAGTCGGGACGACATAGGTCGTCGTCGGAAAACCTGTCGGAAAGCCCGTCGGAAAGCCCGTTGGATAAACCGGGGGAACCGCCGTCGGATAAGTCGGATAAGTCGGGTAGATCGACGGTGGCGCGACACCCCCGGCGGGCAGTTCGCCGCTGACATGAGGCAGCGGCGGACCGGCGGGCAGGGCCTCAGGAGGGGAACCGCAGGCGGCAGCCGTGCAGATCAGGAGCGCGGGAAGCAGGCGTGTGCGGGGGGACACGCGCTCATGGTAGGAGCCGAACGGTCAGCTGGCGATCCGGTGCCCGGCGGCGGTGAGCGTGTTGACCGCCTCGGTGAGCCGCACCGTGGGCACGAGCAGGTAATCCGTGTCGTACGTCGAGAAGGTCACGATGTTGACCCGGGCTTCGGCGAGCGGGCCGACGAGGGAGGCGAGCACCCCGGTCATGGCCAGGTTGAGGTCGGCGACGCGCAGGCATCGCCAGGCGGTGTCGGCCTCGGCGCCGGGCGGCACTCGGTCGTTGGGGCAGATGACGGAGAGCTCACCGACACCCCAGGTCACCGAGATGACGCTCTTGTCGTCCGGACCCGCCGTGAGTGAGGCGGGCAGGGGCGAGCCGACCGGCAGCCGGCACACCGCGTACTCACCTGGTAACAGGTCTAGATCGAGCATCCTCGCAGACTACGTTGCGTATCTGTAACAACCAATGCCTGATGGCTGCAATGAACGCCACACCTTTGCCTGCGAAATGCCTGCAACGGGACGCTAAATGCCTGCAACGGGACGCGGAAAGCCTGCAACGAGACGCGGAAAGCCTGCAACGAGACGTCAGTACCGGACCGGGGACAGGAAGGTCAGAGCCCCGCCGATCCGGTCGCCCGCCATCAGTGGTGTGGAGATCGCGTCGAGTGTCAGCGGCGTCTCGCCCTGCCGGGGCAGCACCCGGATCAGGCCACGGGCCAGCCGCTCGCTGCGTAACGCCAGCAGCGGCGGGATGTTGTCGGCCTCGGGCTCCTCGAGCCGGCCCGCGTTCGCGGTGAAGTCGATCAGATGCAGCGAGGTGAACCGCCGGCCGAGCGCCTCAGCGGGCTTGCCCAGGCCGAGGATCTCGCTGCAGGACGTCGACACGGCGATGATCGAACCGTCGACATCGATGACCAGGCACGGCTCGTCAGCCGCCGCGACCGCCATGCTCCAGCGCTCGACGCTGGTGACGAACTCGGCCTCGGACGGCGTGCGGGCCTGGGGGACGAACGCTCCCGAGAGAGAGAGCTCAACATGCGC from Actinoplanes derwentensis includes these protein-coding regions:
- a CDS encoding HAD family hydrolase, which produces MHPYRLVASDIDGTLITSERVLSPRTLDVLGRLPVPLVLVTGRPLRWLQQIYDQLPAPLPAVCANGAVIYDPDRDEVVRTSPFDTDVLLAVVKSLRAEIPDISLAVEVEDGRAFLHEDTWTIRWEHDASVVRVIASPDELTAGPAVKLLARSSVADPDDFLSLISRTLGDQAVATRSSSSALVEISAAGVTKAAGLAWFCERRGIAADQVVAFGDMPNDIPLLTWAGHGVAVGNAHATLRAIADETTGTNDADGVAAYLESVFTL
- a CDS encoding HAD family hydrolase, which produces MKPGLPKLIATDLDGTLVRSDDTVSAYTHEVLDRVRAAGIRIVAATGRGPRLTSLTRNDIRVADFLVLAQGGWVLDLADSRYLRQARLPGKALGEALGALESVAGPLSVMFEALEHDDSPLWGDYDPTWRYPVTVESRTRAECLDGEVIKAFARSFELDVDELLDAARRVVPPDLATVTQAGLDYVEICPADVDKGTGLSVVAEAVGVDPADVLVFGDMPNDLPMFAWAGWGRVAVANAHPTLLAVADGVTLTNDQDGVAVYLDRLLSR
- the serS gene encoding serine--tRNA ligase — its product is MIDLRLLREDPESIRASQRLRGESPELVDSLLRADEERRAATQRFEAVRAEQKSIGKEVAKSSGDERAALLTRTKDLAVEVKAAEAAAGTAEQALKQAHLAVSNVVAGAPPGGEDDFVVLREVGDIPRIENPKDHLEIGEALRAIDTERGAKVSGSRFYFLTGVGALLQLGMLQLAIQQAVEHGFIPAITPTLVRPESMEGTGYLGAHASEVYHLPADDLYLVGTSEVALAAYHSNEILDLDGPRRYAGWSSCYRREAGSHGKDVRGILRVHQFDKVEMFSFCRPEDAAEEHQRLLAMEEEMLAKVEVPYRVIDVAAGDLGSSAVRKFDCEAWVPSQQRYREVTSTSNTTTFQARRLNVRYRDENGKPQTAATLNGTLATTRWLIPILENHQQSDGSVRVPKALQPFLGGRDVLEPVK
- a CDS encoding OsmC family protein, giving the protein MPIRSASARWEGNLTEGSGTVKTGKGGLQGAYSFKSRFEEGEGTNPEELIAAAHAGCFSMAFSKGLADEGFTPTSVETVAKVHLDKTDAGFGVSRITLETVGDVPGIDDAKFQELALSAKENCPISRLLSPGAEITLVAKLS
- a CDS encoding metallopeptidase family protein is translated as MGFVPVEMSPERFEELVGEALDEVPVELMSLMSNVVFLVEDLPEGGGDDLLGLYEGTALPDRGWDYAGTLPDRITIYRLPTLKVCGTEAEVVDEVAITVVHEIAHHFGIDDQRLHELGWA
- a CDS encoding AIM24 family protein → MRSELFSAENLEKEHSQPGLRLQNAKLLKAELNGEFLARTGSMVAYQGQVTFEALGSGGLGKFLKQKLTGEGVPLMRIRGNGDVFLAENAADIHLIDLEPGDALSINGANVLAFDSTLNYDIKMVNGAGMFSSAGLFNCVFTGHGRIAVTTKGTPVVLNVDQPTFVDPQAAIAWSASLQTGFHRAEQLGLGTLLGRTTGERFTMSFAGQGFVIVQPSEEPPGGLAGAGSGSSGKSSGGGLLDNIFDD
- the pheA gene encoding prephenate dehydratase, whose protein sequence is MPGTPARFAYLGPEGTFTEAALRTLPAAEHGVRTPARSVPEALEAVRTGEADAALVPLENSVGGAVPVTLDELITGSPLMITREVLLPVEFVLAARTSTPLAGIRSIAAHPQASAQCRHWLQANVPDAVVVDVLSNAAAAISAATGEYDAALCAPIGVGRNNLTVLAEKVADRAEAVTRFALLTKPGPPAPPTGDDVTSLAVSIRHDQVGALLAVLTELAVRGVNLSRIESRPTGEQLGTYVFFLDCTGHVAESRVGEALRGLRRICAEVRFLGSYPKHRLQPEAPVAAPPGLSDDDFTDSAAWLTQLRTGS
- a CDS encoding ACT domain-containing protein, whose translation is MLDLDLLPGEYAVCRLPVGSPLPASLTAGPDDKSVISVTWGVGELSVICPNDRVPPGAEADTAWRCLRVADLNLAMTGVLASLVGPLAEARVNIVTFSTYDTDYLLVPTVRLTEAVNTLTAAGHRIAS
- a CDS encoding PAS domain-containing protein — protein: MAHVELSLSGAFVPQARTPSEAEFVTSVERWSMAVAAADEPCLVIDVDGSIIAVSTSCSEILGLGKPAEALGRRFTSLHLIDFTANAGRLEEPEADNIPPLLALRSERLARGLIRVLPRQGETPLTLDAISTPLMAGDRIGGALTFLSPVRY